From the Candidatus Latescibacter sp. genome, one window contains:
- a CDS encoding HDOD domain-containing protein yields the protein MLILTIYDSKSSANDLAEIILRDPPLTAKILKAANSAFYGAATTINSLRRAVVTLGVETGN from the coding sequence ATGCTCATATTAACTATCTACGACTCGAAATCAAGCGCCAACGATCTCGCTGAAATCATCCTCCGCGACCCTCCCCTGACCGCCAAGATTCTCAAAGCGGCCAATTCCGCCTTTTATGGGGCGGCTACCACGATTAATTCCCTCCGTCGCGCTGTGGTAACACTCGGAGTTGAAACCGGAAATTGA